The Agromyces atrinae genome window below encodes:
- a CDS encoding DUF3073 domain-containing protein, giving the protein MGRGRQKAKHTKVARELKYFSPNTDYSALERELSHPDEPDYSKWIDADDDDDTFVSEDGQKRA; this is encoded by the coding sequence ATGGGGCGCGGCCGTCAGAAAGCAAAGCACACCAAGGTAGCTCGGGAGCTGAAGTACTTCAGCCCAAACACCGACTACAGTGCCCTCGAACGCGAGCTCTCGCATCCCGATGAGCCCGACTATTCGAAGTGGATCGACGCCGACGACGACGATGACACGTTCGTCTCGGAAGACGGCCAGAAGCGCGCTTAG
- a CDS encoding NAD(P)-binding domain-containing protein encodes MTASRTPLPVVVVGAGQAGLSVAYYLRRFDLVPGVDFLVLDRGATAGGAWQYRWDALTLGSAHRVNDLPGLDALGLSFDHADRTRPASEVVTEYYARYEEHYDLQVRRPIDVRAVRNAGADLRIEYRDLAEPEAVPEPAPEPEPEPAPRGFFGRFGRRRADDAEPEPAREPELPSLTARILVNATGTWGAPFRPHYPGAASFAGRQVHTADYVTAEEFRDQRVIVVGGGTSAIGFMLELERVASHLTWVARRPIDWLDRADLDVEGASAAVAMQDEAARAGRALPSIVSGTGVPMSRRFAAGIARGLLVARPMFERIEPDGVRFADGTFEPADAIIWATGFRPDVRHLAPLRLRSADGGLIVANGESWTDPRVFLAGYGPQASTIGANRAGRMIARQIVGML; translated from the coding sequence GTGACTGCGAGCCGCACGCCCCTCCCCGTCGTGGTCGTCGGTGCCGGGCAGGCCGGACTCTCCGTCGCCTACTACCTGCGTCGTTTCGACCTCGTTCCGGGAGTGGATTTCCTCGTGCTCGACCGGGGCGCGACCGCGGGCGGCGCCTGGCAGTACCGGTGGGATGCGCTCACCCTCGGGTCGGCTCACCGCGTCAACGACCTCCCCGGGCTCGATGCCCTCGGTCTCTCGTTCGACCACGCCGATCGCACCCGGCCCGCGAGCGAGGTCGTCACCGAGTACTACGCCCGCTACGAGGAGCACTACGACCTGCAGGTCCGACGCCCCATCGACGTGCGCGCGGTGCGGAACGCGGGCGCCGACCTCCGCATCGAGTACCGCGATCTCGCCGAGCCTGAGGCGGTGCCCGAGCCGGCTCCCGAACCTGAGCCCGAGCCCGCACCGCGCGGCTTCTTCGGTCGGTTCGGACGACGACGAGCGGATGACGCGGAGCCCGAACCTGCCCGTGAGCCCGAGCTGCCGTCGCTCACCGCGCGCATCCTCGTAAACGCGACGGGCACGTGGGGAGCGCCGTTCCGGCCGCACTATCCCGGTGCGGCATCGTTCGCCGGGCGTCAGGTGCACACCGCCGACTACGTGACGGCCGAGGAGTTCCGCGATCAACGCGTCATCGTCGTCGGTGGGGGCACATCGGCCATCGGCTTCATGCTCGAACTCGAGCGCGTGGCATCCCACCTCACCTGGGTCGCGCGCCGACCGATCGACTGGCTCGACCGCGCCGACCTCGACGTCGAAGGGGCGTCGGCGGCCGTCGCCATGCAGGACGAGGCCGCGCGTGCGGGGCGGGCGCTGCCGAGCATCGTGAGCGGCACGGGCGTGCCGATGTCGCGCCGCTTCGCCGCGGGCATCGCGCGGGGGCTCCTCGTCGCCCGCCCGATGTTCGAGCGCATCGAGCCCGACGGCGTGCGCTTCGCCGACGGAACGTTCGAGCCGGCCGACGCGATCATCTGGGCGACGGGGTTCCGCCCCGACGTGCGACACCTCGCTCCGCTCCGACTGCGGAGCGCCGACGGCGGGCTCATCGTCGCGAACGGCGAGTCGTGGACCGACCCGCGCGTGTTCCTCGCGGGATACGGGCCGCAGGCCTCGACGATCGGCGCCAATCGCGCGGGCCGCATGATCGCCCGTCAGATCGTCGGCATGCTCTAA
- a CDS encoding APC family permease — MTTEGPTPDNPPAEIKSPKNWIIGDPLPTEKLEGQLLPKKLALPIFASDPLSSVAYAPQELLMILMIGGLAFLSLAPWVALAVVVLLITVVVSYRQLIKAYPSGGGDYEVAHKNLGEKAGLVVAAALLVDYVMTVVVSVASGVDNIISAFPELNPFRVELAVVFVILLAAVNLRGVSESSKAFAIPTYLFIGSVAVMIVTGLLRAFVGDAPVAESAQYAVQAENLTHAAIVLLLLRSFASGCSALTGVEAISNGVPAFRVPKVKNAQQTLVIMGVTAILLFAGLTALALISNVHYAENPCHLIGWAECATEPQRSLIAQVAAATFGDNTIFFFVIQAATALVLLLAANTAFNGFPLLGSVLARDGYAPKALSTRGDRLIFSNGVLILALAACVILVVFQANLTVLIQLYIIGVFVSFTLGQAGMVKHWLRELTSPKKRKGDERMTRAAIMRALVINFVGALMTASVLIVVTITKFTHGAWIVFVMMPILFVLMLGVHRYYRDVEREIAVDATTTFGAQGDHAIVLVGRMQKPVLKALDYAIAAQHASIEAVHISLDDEATKRLKKDWVKQNIHVHLRILNSPYRDMTYPLIQYLKERRAEHGSEVVTIYMPQYIVGHWWEALLHNHKARRVRQKLMLVHGVTVTLVPWLLDSSDVLYGRRSRPLPGQDRRGEPVRPVARRPHVKAPAKPRR; from the coding sequence GTGACCACTGAGGGGCCGACCCCCGACAACCCGCCTGCCGAGATCAAGTCCCCCAAGAACTGGATCATCGGCGACCCGCTGCCGACCGAGAAGCTCGAGGGGCAGCTGCTGCCGAAGAAGCTTGCACTGCCGATCTTCGCGAGCGACCCGCTCTCGTCGGTCGCGTACGCGCCCCAAGAGCTGCTCATGATCCTCATGATCGGCGGGCTCGCGTTCCTGAGCCTCGCGCCGTGGGTCGCGCTCGCGGTCGTCGTGCTGCTCATCACCGTCGTCGTCAGCTACCGCCAGCTCATCAAGGCGTACCCCTCGGGCGGCGGCGACTATGAGGTCGCGCACAAGAACCTCGGCGAGAAGGCCGGGCTCGTCGTCGCAGCAGCCCTCCTCGTCGACTACGTGATGACGGTCGTCGTCTCGGTCGCGTCGGGTGTCGACAACATCATCTCGGCGTTCCCCGAGCTGAACCCGTTCCGCGTCGAGCTCGCCGTCGTCTTCGTCATCCTCCTCGCCGCCGTGAACCTCCGCGGAGTGAGCGAGTCGTCGAAGGCGTTCGCGATCCCGACGTATCTCTTCATCGGCAGCGTCGCGGTCATGATCGTGACGGGTCTCCTCCGCGCGTTCGTCGGCGACGCCCCCGTCGCCGAGTCGGCGCAGTACGCGGTGCAGGCCGAGAACCTCACGCACGCGGCGATCGTGCTGCTGCTGCTCCGCTCCTTCGCGAGCGGATGCTCGGCCCTCACCGGGGTCGAGGCCATCTCGAACGGTGTTCCCGCCTTCCGCGTTCCGAAGGTCAAGAACGCGCAGCAGACCCTCGTCATCATGGGCGTCACGGCGATCCTGCTGTTCGCCGGCCTCACCGCCCTCGCCCTCATCTCGAACGTGCACTACGCCGAGAACCCGTGCCACCTCATCGGCTGGGCCGAGTGCGCGACAGAACCGCAACGCAGCCTCATCGCCCAGGTCGCCGCGGCGACGTTCGGCGACAACACGATCTTCTTCTTCGTCATCCAAGCGGCGACGGCGCTCGTGCTCCTGCTCGCGGCCAATACCGCGTTCAACGGCTTCCCGCTGCTCGGATCGGTGCTCGCCCGCGACGGCTACGCACCGAAGGCGCTCTCGACCCGCGGCGACCGCCTCATCTTCTCGAACGGCGTGCTGATCCTCGCTCTCGCCGCGTGCGTCATCCTCGTCGTCTTCCAGGCGAACCTGACCGTGCTCATCCAGCTCTACATCATCGGCGTGTTCGTCTCGTTCACGCTCGGCCAGGCGGGCATGGTGAAGCACTGGCTGCGCGAGCTCACGTCGCCGAAGAAGCGCAAGGGCGACGAACGGATGACTCGCGCGGCCATCATGCGAGCACTCGTCATCAACTTCGTGGGCGCGCTCATGACGGCCTCGGTGCTCATCGTCGTGACGATCACGAAGTTCACGCACGGCGCGTGGATCGTCTTCGTGATGATGCCCATCCTCTTCGTGCTCATGCTCGGCGTGCACCGGTACTACCGCGACGTGGAGCGTGAGATCGCGGTCGATGCGACGACGACGTTCGGCGCACAGGGCGACCACGCGATCGTGCTCGTGGGGCGCATGCAGAAGCCCGTGCTGAAGGCCCTCGACTACGCGATCGCCGCGCAGCACGCCTCCATCGAGGCCGTGCACATCTCGCTCGACGACGAGGCGACGAAGCGGCTCAAGAAGGACTGGGTGAAGCAGAACATCCACGTTCACCTGCGGATCCTCAACTCGCCGTACCGCGACATGACGTACCCGCTCATCCAGTACCTCAAGGAGCGCCGGGCCGAGCACGGCTCGGAGGTCGTCACGATCTACATGCCGCAGTACATCGTCGGGCACTGGTGGGAAGCGCTGCTGCACAATCACAAGGCTCGTCGCGTGCGCCAGAAGCTCATGCTCGTGCACGGCGTGACGGTGACCCTCGTGCCGTGGCTGCTCGACTCGTCGGATGTGCTCTACGGACGCCGCTCGCGCCCCCTGCCCGGCCAGGACCGCCGCGGCGAGCCCGTGCGCCCCGTCGCGAGGCGCCCGCACGTGAAGGCCCCCGCGAAGCCGCGTCGCTGA
- the crcB gene encoding fluoride efflux transporter CrcB: MAGVVLAVVLGGVVGALARFGLSQRFPAKAGRLAPGILIANVVGSAIGGAVLGLAERAALSDEWSLIILTGFCGGLTTFSTWSVDTVELALGKHWRAALANLVVTLALAVGTAAVAYLLTR, translated from the coding sequence ATGGCGGGAGTCGTTCTCGCCGTCGTCCTCGGCGGTGTCGTCGGCGCCCTCGCGCGGTTCGGGCTCTCGCAGCGATTCCCCGCGAAGGCCGGTCGCCTCGCCCCCGGCATCCTCATCGCGAACGTCGTCGGCTCGGCGATCGGCGGCGCGGTCCTCGGTCTGGCCGAGCGCGCGGCCCTCTCCGACGAGTGGTCGCTCATCATCCTCACGGGTTTCTGCGGAGGGCTCACGACGTTCAGCACGTGGAGCGTCGACACCGTCGAACTCGCCCTCGGAAAGCACTGGCGCGCCGCCCTCGCGAACCTCGTCGTGACGCTCGCGCTCGCGGTCGGAACGGCGGCCGTCGCCTACCTGCTGACGCGCTGA
- a CDS encoding fluoride efflux transporter FluC: MIRTLVAVALGGAIGTALRLALDLALPHGGGDFPVSTLLINIVGAFTLGALTGSLWKRETTPAWLKAGLGPGLLGSFTTLSAVAVSAVAMTDAGAAPLAAIYVIVTVVAGFAAALIGLRLGGRSGATS, translated from the coding sequence ATGATCCGCACCCTCGTGGCCGTCGCGCTCGGTGGAGCGATCGGCACGGCGCTGCGACTCGCCCTCGACCTCGCGCTTCCGCACGGCGGGGGCGACTTCCCCGTGTCGACCCTCCTCATCAACATCGTCGGCGCCTTCACGCTCGGCGCGCTCACGGGTTCGCTCTGGAAGCGCGAGACGACCCCCGCATGGCTCAAGGCCGGGCTCGGCCCGGGCCTCCTCGGGTCGTTCACGACGCTCTCGGCAGTCGCGGTGTCGGCGGTCGCGATGACGGATGCCGGTGCGGCACCTCTCGCGGCCATTTATGTCATAGTCACGGTCGTCGCCGGTTTCGCCGCAGCACTCATCGGACTGCGACTCGGCGGTCGCTCGGGAGCGACATCGTGA
- a CDS encoding MarR family winged helix-turn-helix transcriptional regulator: protein MSDEPDLLALENQVCFALAVAARGVIGAYRPLLEPLGLTHPQYLVMLSLWGIEPQSQRDLARALQLDPATLSPLLKRLESQGYVDRSRRVGDERTLDIRLTPEGRALREQALGIPPAVVERLGMSIDELTELRESLGRVIEAVQPTS, encoded by the coding sequence ATGAGCGACGAGCCCGACCTCCTCGCCCTCGAGAACCAGGTCTGCTTCGCCCTCGCGGTCGCAGCGCGCGGCGTCATCGGCGCTTACCGCCCGCTTCTCGAACCGCTCGGACTCACGCACCCGCAGTACCTCGTGATGCTCTCCCTGTGGGGCATCGAACCGCAGAGTCAGCGCGACCTCGCTCGCGCGCTGCAGCTCGACCCCGCGACCCTGTCGCCGTTGCTCAAGCGCCTCGAGTCGCAGGGCTACGTCGACCGCTCGCGCCGCGTCGGCGATGAGCGCACCCTCGACATCCGCCTGACGCCCGAGGGGCGCGCTCTGCGGGAGCAGGCGCTCGGCATCCCGCCGGCCGTCGTCGAACGGCTCGGCATGAGCATCGACGAGCTCACCGAGCTGCGGGAATCACTCGGCCGCGTCATCGAGGCCGTGCAGCCGACGTCATGA
- a CDS encoding PadR family transcriptional regulator, with protein sequence MTPPVFSHGSLRLYLLSLLAERPRHGYELIQALSDRFGGTYSPSAGTIYPRLAKLEEEGLVTKESDGRKTVYAITEAGRAELASRQPDLDAIEDELTDSVRRLADEVRAGVNEAMRSMRADLASAARDAKRESKREGRRENAGGQPSSGESTRTAHELELVLNEFRQQVRTDLRTQAARGTLSPDAVAVLKARLAQVRADTLADLAGN encoded by the coding sequence GTGACTCCCCCCGTCTTCTCCCACGGCAGCCTGCGTCTCTACCTGCTGAGCCTCCTCGCCGAGCGCCCGCGCCACGGCTACGAGCTCATCCAGGCCCTGTCCGATCGCTTCGGCGGAACGTACAGCCCGAGCGCCGGCACCATCTATCCGCGCCTCGCGAAGCTCGAAGAAGAGGGCCTCGTGACGAAGGAGAGCGACGGCCGGAAGACGGTCTACGCGATCACCGAGGCCGGCCGCGCCGAACTCGCGTCGCGACAGCCCGACCTCGACGCGATCGAGGACGAGCTCACCGACTCGGTGCGTCGCCTCGCCGACGAGGTTCGCGCGGGCGTCAACGAGGCGATGCGCTCGATGCGCGCCGACCTCGCGAGCGCCGCCCGCGACGCGAAGCGCGAGTCGAAGCGTGAGGGTCGTCGCGAGAACGCCGGCGGGCAGCCGTCGAGCGGCGAATCGACTCGTACCGCTCATGAGCTCGAACTCGTGCTCAACGAGTTCCGCCAGCAGGTGCGCACCGACCTCCGCACGCAGGCCGCGCGCGGAACGCTCTCGCCCGATGCCGTCGCCGTACTGAAGGCCCGTCTCGCCCAGGTGCGCGCCGACACGCTCGCCGACCTCGCGGGCAACTGA
- a CDS encoding DUF4097 family beta strand repeat-containing protein, whose product MAIEKWVIEPGQTRTIDLELVRTLKASLIGGKVNVIAHDEPGARIEISRVTGKDLRVEIDGDRLEIDHPQLRWDNFIEVFRGFTGNAKADISILVPRDVSLKLGVVSAETLVAGFTSDAKLNTVNGDLVVDSVTGDIDVNGVNAEISIANHHGRVRAHTISGDVSVSGEVSTFSSDSVSGNMILDLVGTPSKIDTNTVSGDLTARIDGGSGERYRVNTVSGTVYLDDTSITGTLGKGFERVVGVLEGNWLELNANSVSGDISVIKRVKTDDASEPTTDGEVFA is encoded by the coding sequence ATGGCAATCGAGAAGTGGGTCATCGAACCCGGCCAGACGCGCACGATCGACCTCGAGCTCGTGCGCACGCTCAAGGCCAGCCTCATCGGCGGCAAGGTCAATGTCATCGCCCACGACGAGCCCGGTGCCCGCATCGAGATCTCGCGCGTGACCGGCAAGGACCTCCGCGTCGAGATCGACGGAGACCGCCTCGAGATCGACCACCCGCAGCTACGCTGGGACAACTTCATCGAGGTGTTCCGCGGCTTCACCGGCAACGCGAAGGCGGACATCTCGATCCTCGTTCCGCGTGACGTGTCGCTCAAGCTCGGAGTCGTGAGCGCCGAGACCCTCGTCGCCGGCTTCACGAGCGACGCGAAGCTCAACACCGTCAACGGCGACCTCGTCGTCGACAGCGTCACGGGCGACATCGACGTGAACGGCGTCAACGCCGAGATCTCGATCGCGAACCACCACGGCCGCGTGCGCGCCCACACCATCTCGGGCGACGTCTCGGTGAGCGGCGAGGTGTCGACGTTCTCGTCCGACAGCGTCTCGGGCAACATGATCCTCGACCTCGTCGGCACGCCGTCGAAGATCGACACGAACACCGTCTCGGGCGACCTCACGGCGCGCATCGACGGCGGCTCCGGCGAGCGCTACCGCGTCAACACCGTGAGCGGAACCGTCTACCTCGACGACACGTCGATCACCGGCACGCTCGGCAAGGGCTTCGAGCGCGTCGTCGGCGTACTCGAGGGCAACTGGCTCGAACTCAACGCGAACTCCGTGTCGGGTGACATCTCGGTCATCAAGCGAGTGAAGACGGATGACGCGAGCGAGCCGACCACCGACGGCGAGGTGTTCGCGTGA